A section of the Deltaproteobacteria bacterium genome encodes:
- a CDS encoding transposase: MYKKRRKFDKEFKQKAIDMVLRDGLTQAEVGRRLGITDGMIGKW, from the coding sequence ATGTACAAGAAGAGACGGAAATTCGACAAGGAATTCAAACAGAAAGCCATTGATATGGTTCTACGGGACGGTTTGACTCAGGCTGAGGTTGGGCGTCGCTTGGGGATAACTGACGGTATGATTGGCAAGTGGA